One Urechidicola croceus genomic window, GAGATATGTTTCAAGACTTAACTAAGATAGGTAAAGTCTGGAGAACTGGTGCAAATATGTGTACTCAATTAACTCTTTCTGCAGATATTGATATTGAAGGGATTACAGTACCAGAAGGAAAATATAGCATTTATTCAATTCCTGGAGAGGAATCTTGGAAGGTTATATTTAATAAAAAAATTTCTTGGGGTACTGAATATGATGAAAATCAAGATTTTATTAGGATAAATGTACCTTCGGTAAAATCAACAATAACTCATGAAAGTTTTACATTTTATTTTTCTGATGTTACTCAAAATAGTGCGAATTTAGGTTTTGTATGGGGAGATACTCAAGTGGAACTTAAGTTACATACAGATACTCATTCAACTATACTCGAATCTATTGAAACCACGATGAGTGATGAATCAAATGCAACTAATGGCGATTTTTATAATGCTGCTGATTATTACATAATTCATAAACTTGATTCTGAAAAGGCACTAAGATGGGCAAGTAAATATTTAGAAATTGAAAATGATAAGTACTGGGCACATGGTTTACAAGCAAATGCACTAGCATATGCTGGAAAATTTGTCGAAGCTATAGAATCTGCAAAAAAAACAATCGAATTGGCTAAAAATGCTAGAAATGAAGGGTATGTAATTGAGTTTGAAAAGAAACTTACAGAGTGGGAGAAATAAAATTCATTACTTATATTCTAAAAAGATGCGTTATTAAACGCATCTTTTTTTATTGGTAAAAATAAGTTTAGTTTAACAATTCTCTATAATGATGTTTATAAGCATATAACATTATTATATTTAATATAAGCATTAAACCAGCCATCAATGTATTATCAGGATCTAAAGTAACATGATATAAAACAGCATTAATTGAAACACTCATTAAAATGATCATCAATAGAGGTACATATTTATTAAAAAGTAATGATAAACCAGCAACAATTTCTACTATTGCAACTAAAGTTATTGTTTTGGTTGAAGTTAGGGCTCCAAAATAGTTTTGCATGTCTGCTGTCATTTCTCCAGGAGGTTGCATCCAGTGGCCAAATTTATTTGCGCCAAAAAACACTAAAAATAATCCAAAAAAGATTCTAAGTACTAGTAAAACTTTTGAGTTCATAATTGGTTAATAGTTTAAGTTAATAAGTATAAATATATAATTAATTTTTCAAATTAATAATTAATATGGCTTATAATTATCAATTTGATATTTGATTTCTTGTAATTAATGAAGTAAATTACACACTTTTAAATAATATTTTTGATTAATGATTTATATTGTAATCGGTGTATCGGGTGTTGGAAAAACAACAATTGCAAAAGGGTTAGCAAGTAAGTTGAAAATTCCATTTTTCGATGCTGATGATTTTCATCCTAAACATAATGTAGAAAAAATGAAAAGGGGTTTCCCTTTAAATGATGATGACAGGGTACCTTGGTTAGAGATTTTGGCAAATAAGACTTGTAATTGGAATAGAGGGCAGGGAGCAGTACTTGCTTGTTCTGCTTTAAAAGAAAAGTATAGACAAATAATTCAGGGAGAGAATAAAGATGTAGTTTGGATTTTTTTAAATGCAAATTTCAAAGTTATTTCAGATAGATTGAAGGCAAGAGAAAATCATTTTATGAATCCAAAATTATTGCAATCACAATTTGATACTTTAGAGATTCCTAAATACGGTATTCATGTTGATGTTAATCAGTCAATAGATGATGTTCTAAGAGAAATACTTGAAAAGAATAGATAATATTCTTTGAAAATTTTGAGATACCTAGTTTAGGTAAATAGTTTTTCCAGTTTTTGCACTTTCTTTTGCAGCTTCTAAAATTTCGACAACTATCATATTATTTTCTAATGAAGATAAGTCATTTTCTTCAATTTTAATTTTACCACGAATTATAGCTCCAAAATATGAAAAAGGATTATCAAAAGGTTTTAATCTACTTTCAATTTTAATTTGTTTTTCGTTTTCATCATTTTTAAGACGAATTCTCATATCAGAACCATTATCTGAAAATACATAGCCAGTTTCTCCATAGAGTTCCATATCTTTTCTATTAAATGGCCAATTCCAAGATGCTTGAATGATACCTTGTGTTTTTGAATATTGAAGAATTATGGTTGCATCATCATCAACATTAGGATATAAATCTGGTTTAATTTGTTGAGTAAATGCAGTAACGGAAATTGGTTTTTCTCCATTCATAAACCAAGTAATTAAATTTGCACCATAGCATCCAAAATCAGTTAATGCTCCTCCGCCATTTTGAATTGGATCTAATAGCCAATCAAGGAATTCTTGATTTACCCCAATTTCAATCGGACCTTGATGACCATCATGAACAACAATTTTTCTTAAATTTCCAATACTATCATTTTGAACTATTTCATATGCTTTATAATTTGTGGCATACCATGTAGTTTCATAATTTGTTAATAAATGAATATTATGTTTTTTTGCAAGGCTTTTCATTTTTAAAGCATGTTCATTACTCACAGCCAATGGTTTTTCTACCATTATATGAATTCCTAGAGGGGCAAATTTTTCAACAACTTCAAGGTGTTCATATATACTCCCAAATGCTGCCACTGCTTCAATATTTGATTTTTCAATCATTTCATCCATAGAATCAAAAACTATATCCATACTTAGATTATGCTGATCTGTATATCGTTTTGCCAAGTCTTTATTAGTTTCAACAATACCAACAATTTGAACATCATCATAATTTCCACCAAGTAGCCAATGAACATGAGTATGAGTTAAACCAACAACACCAATCCTTAATGGATTATCAACTTGTCCAAATGAAACTAAAGTATAAGCTGTCAATAATATAAAAATTATTTTCTTCATCTTTTCAATAATATTATTTACAAATATAAAATACTAGTAATAAAATCTTCGAATACTAAAAATATTTAGTTTTTATTTAACATATCTACAAGAATTAATTATTACATTTACTTGATAATCAAATATTTGACGCTATGAAAATAAAAGTATTCCTTTTGATACTCCTTATTTTCCCCAATTTATTTTTCTCCCAAAGTTCTCACACAATCACAGGTCTAGTTTCAGAACCAGACGGAAAAGGGTTGCCTTATGTAAATGTTTTATTATTAAATACAACAGACTCTACATTAGTTAAAGGAACAGTAACACAAGAAAATGGATTATTTAAAATTGAAGAAGTTCTAAGTGGTAATTATCAAATTATGAGCAGTATTGTTGGATATGAATCTGTTTATTCAGAACCGTTTCATTTAGACTCTGATTATGAAATTACAACGCTTATTATGAAAAGTGGTGAGGCACTTGATGAAGTGATTGTTCAAGCAACCAAACCATTATATCAGCAAAAAGTAGATAGAATGGTTATTAATGTTGAAAATAGTATTGTTTCTGCAGGAGGTTCTGCTCTAGAAATTTTAGAGCGTTCACCAGGAGTCATAGTAAATAGGCAAAGTAATGCCATTTCAGTTGTTGGTAAAGATGGAGTAGTTGTGATGATTAATGGAAAAACGAGCTATGTTCCAGCATCTGCTTTAGTTCAAATGCTTGATGGAATGAGTGCTGATAATATTGAATCAATTGAATTAATAACAACTCCACCAGCAAATTTTGACGCTGAAGGTAATGCTGGTTTTATAAATATTGTAATGAAAGAACAAACGGATGTTGGGTTAAATGGAGCATATTCATTATCTGCGGGTTATAGCGGACAATTTGTGACATCTGATAATATCAATTTTAACTATAGAAAAAATAAATTAAATGTTTTTGGAAATTATTCATTTTCACTTGATAAAACGGAACAAACATTTGCTTTTTATAGAGAGTACGAGGATAATGATGATTTCTTAACTACAGACACGTATACTGATAGAAAGCCTCAGCAAAGAAATCACAATATAAGAGTTGGAATGGATTATCAATTTACCGAAAAAACGGTTGTAGGTATTTTGTTAAATGCATATGATAATAAATGGACAATGGACGCTTTTAACACAAGTGAAAATACCGAAAATGGAATTACTATATCTTATATAGATTTAATTAATGATGAAATTAACCATTGGAAACATTTTGGGGGTAATTTTAATATTAAGCATAATTTTACTGATGACAATTATATAAGTTTTGATTTGGATTACCTACACTACAAAGATGATAATCCTAGTAATTACATGAATACTTATTTTGATGGTACTAATAACTTTGATAGAGAAGAATTATCTCGTAGTGGTAAGTTAACACCAATTAATACCTTTGTTGGTAAATTTGATTACTCTAATAAACTCAATGAAAAATTTAAAATAGAAACAGGGTTGAAAGGAACAAAATCTAAATTTGAAAATGATGTATTTGTTGAAGATTTAATAGGTGAGAATTGGGTTGAAGATCCAACTTTGACTAATAAGAGTAATTTAGATGAATCTATATTTGCAATATATTCAGCACTCGATTATAAAATAAGTGAAAAATGGAGCGCAAAATTTGGTTTAAGATATGAGTATACTGATTCAAAGTTAATTACAGATACAGAAGGAGTAGTAGTTGATCGACAATATGGTAAATTATTTCCAAGTGTGTTTTTTAATAAAAAAATCAATGATAATTTAAATATGAATTTATCATATTCTAAACGAATAACAAGACCTACATTTAATGATCTAGCTCCATTTGTAATATTATTTGACCCTAATACATTTATTTCTGGAAATGCTGAATTACAGCCTTCAATATCCAATTCAGTGAAGTATGACATTAACTACAAATCTATAATATTGTCATTTCAATATACTCATGAAGATTCTTCAATCGCTAATTTTCAAGAACGTTTTGATGAAGAAAATGACAGACTTGTTTTTGAAGCATCAAATTTAGATTATACAAAAACAATAGGCGTAACACTTGGTTTTCCAATAAAGATTGCTGGGTGGTGGAAAATGCAAAATAATTTTAATTATGTAGATCAAAAAATAAGCGCATTGTATAATGATGAACCTCTCAAACTCACGTTAGGAAATTTTTCTGCAAATACTACACAATCATTTAAATTTACTGATAGTTTTACTGGAGAGGTTACTGCTTTTTATTCAAGTGAAAGTTTTTTTGGTACTGCAAAATATGATGCTTTATACCGTATAAATGCTGGTTTGCAAAAAAAGTTAAAAAATGATTGGGGAAATTTACGATTCTCTGTCAATGATATTTTTGATTCTTTTGAATTTGTAGGTGGTACAGATTTACCAGAACAGAATTTAAAAACAAAAAATTTATTTGATTTTAGTAAACCAACATATACTTTAACTTTTACTCGTAATTTTGGAAATAGTAAATTAAAATCTTCAAGAAATCGTCAAACAGGCGCTGAAGAAGAACGCCGAAGAGTTAATTAAGCAAAAAAAAGCACCCAAAATGGATGCTTATGTTTTGTGAAATTAATTTTTAGTTACTATAAGGGTCTAAAGTTTGAATACTTCCATCTTCATTGTGAGTAATTTCAGCAACTTTTATAGATCTAAGATGCGTTACACCTTTAGATAGGGATGAGTCATGATAAAACAAATACCATTTATCTTCAACTTTACAAACTGAGTGATGTGAAGTCCATCCAACTACTGGATTTAAAATTCTTCCACCATAAGTAAAAGGGCCATAAGGACTTTCACCAATTGCATAACATATAAAATGGGTATCACCAGTAGAGTAGGAGAAGTAATACTTTCCATTATGTTTATGTAACCATGCAGCTTCAAAAAATCGTCTATCATTATCGCCTGCTAATAATAAATTTCCATTTTCATCTAAAATTTGAATTTCTTTAGGTTTTTCATCAAATTCTAATAAATCATCAGTCATTTTTGCTACAAATGGCAGTAAGGCTGGCTCATCATCTTTGGGTATAAATGCAGTGGGGCTATCAGGTTGTTTTGCATTAAACTCACCTGTTCTCCAACGTTGTAATTGTCCTCCCCAAAGACCACCAAAATACATATAATATTGACCATCATCATCTTTAAAAACTGCAGGGTCAATTGAAAAACTATTTTTTATCGGTTTAGGTTGTGCTGTAAAAGGTCCTGTTGGTGAGTTGCTTACCGCAACACCAATACGAAAAATACCATCGTATGCTTTTGCAGGAAAGAATAAGTAGTATTTACCGTTTTTTTCATGAGCATCAGGTGCCCACATTTGTTTTTCTGCCCACGGAACATCGTTAACATGAAGCGCTAAACCATTATCTACAGCTTCACTATCAACAGTATCCATAGATATAACATGGTAGTCCTCCATTGCAAAATGACTTCCTAAATCATCAAATGCTTCACCCGCATCTACATCATGTGATGGATAAATATATATTTTACCATTAAATACATGTGCAGAAGGATCTGCAGTATAAATATTTTTTACTAAAGGTTTAGAAATTGCTTTCTTATTTAATTTGTCAAAATCAATATGTTCGATACTTTCCTCTGGCATAATTTTTTACTTTTTTTATTATATGTTTATTCTGTTAATCTTCTTTCATTTAATTCTGTTTCTATTTGGCTCTCCATTTTCTTATTAATTTCATAAAAAAATAGCAACCCACAACCAATTAAAAATGGAATCGAAGCATATACACTTACAAGCATTTTTGTTCCTTGTATAGCGCTTTCTGGCTGTATAATCACTTCGCCTAAAACCGAAGCTTCTTTAGTAATATAATTATATAAGTTTAATATTTTAACAACTAATGCTCCTCCAATTGTAAGTCCTAGTTTTAATCCAACCATCATTGCTGAAAATATTATCGCAGTGGCTCTTCGATTATTTTTCCATTCTGAATAATCAGCTACATCAGCAATCATTGCCCAAAGTAATGGAATTGTAATTCCGTAAAAGAAGCCATGGAAAATTTGTGAGATAAACATCAACTCAACTGATTCTTTAGAGAAAAAATAGAAGAATAAAACAAATAGTGTTGATATAAATAGAAACACTTTGAACACATCTCTTTTTCCATATTTGTCTGCTAATCGTTTTGACAATCCAATACCAATAATCATAAAAATAATCCCTCCGGCATTAAACAAACCAAATCCTGCAGATAATGGATCTTCTCCAAAGAAATTAATTCCAATACTAGATAAGAAATTTAATATTGGACTTATAAATGATGTTAGTGAGGCTTCATCAACATAATTTTTAAAATAATAAACATATGAACCTCCTTTAATTGCTAAAGAAACAAAAACTAGAGTTGTTACTAATAACATTATAACCCAAGGTTTATTTTTAAATAAATCACTTAAATCTTCTTTAACACTTGATTTTTGCTCAGGTTTTGGAACAATACGTTCTTTAGTAGTAAAAAATGTTATTAGTAACATTATTGTACCTATAATTGCTAACCAGGTCATAACAATTTCTATTCCAACTGCTTTGTCTCCACCGCCAGCAGATTCAATAATAGGTAACATAAATACTTGCACAAAGAATTGAGCAAACATTACTGCAACAAAACGATAAGAAGATAAACTATTTCGTTCGCCCATATCACCAGTAATAACACCACTCAAAGCTGAGTACGGTAAATTATTTGCTGCGTATAATAATAGTAATAGTGTGTATGTTACGGTTGCATATATAACTTTACCTTTATAAGAAAAGTCAGGTGTACTAAATGCTAATAACGCAATAACCCCTAAAGGAATAGCGGTCCAAAGTATCCAAGGTCTAAACTTACCCCATTTGGAGTTCGTTCTATCGGCTATTGCACCAATTATTGGATTAAATCCAAAAGCTGCAACAAGACCAACGATTAACATAATTACAGAAGCATGATTTGCTTCTAGACCATATATATCTGTATAGAAATAAGCAAGATAAGTCATCAAGGTTTGAAAAACTAAATTTGCTGCCAAGTCTCCTAGGCTATAACCTATTTTTTCCCCTATGGATAATTTTTGTGAAATTGAACTCATGTTAGTTGATTAATTAATTTAATTAGTTGATATGATTATTTTTTAGTTTTTTTTAAGGTCTAAAATACTATAATAGGCCTGCTTTGGTTTATTATTTCTATCAAAAAGAAGTGGATAATTAGTTCTTCCAGGAATAGGCCATCCATTTTTCCATGAGTCACCATCATTTACACCCCAAAAAGTTACACGTTCAATTTTATTTTCATGTTTTAAAAATAATTTAAAAATATCTTGGTAACGTTGTGCCAATTCGCTTTGAACAGAATCCGGAAGATTTTCAGGATATGGATTCATCGTTGGATCAGTACTTTCAAACTTTACATTTACATCAGCACCAGTAAAATCCCAAGGCATCGGAATAACAGATATGTCAAGTTCTGTAATAGCTACTTGAACACCCAATGAAGCATAATCTTCAATACTTTTTTCTATTTCATTTAGTGAAGGAGTTTTTAAGTCCCAATGTCCTTGCATACCGATTCCATCAACTTTGATTCCTTGATCCAATATTTTTTTAATCATTCTTAAAGCACCAGCTCTTTTTTTAGGGTTGGTCATACTATAATCATTATAATATAATTTTGCTTCTGGATCTGCGGCAGCTGTTAATTTAAATGCTAATGCTAAATAATCTTCACCAAGTACATCTAAAAAAACAGTTTTTCTTAAAGTTCCATCGTCATTTAATGCTTCATTTACAACATCCCAACTTTTTATCTTTCCTTTATATCTGCCAACAATAGTATTTATATGATCGGTCATCGCATTAACCATTTCTGTACTATCTGTTATTTCTTTAAAAAAAGGTGATAGTTGACTATGCCAAATTAAGGTATGTCCATGAATATCAATGTTATTTTTTTCTCCTAATGCAATTAATTTATCTGATAAGTCAAAATTATAAGTATCCTTTTTTGGATGAATCAACATAGATTTCATAATGTTTTCAGCTGTAGCGCTATTGAATTCTGATGAAATTAAATTCGCTTGTATTGAATCTGTTTCTTGAATTTGACTTGCATTTAATGCAGTACCTATATAAAAATTTTCTTTGAATGCTTTTTTTAGGGAAGGTTTCTCAGTTATTTGATGTTTTTCTGTACAACTATTTAAAATCAATAACATAGAACATGTTACCCATAGTATTTTCCTTATTTTCATGGTTGTTAAAGTTAATTATTCTCGATAAAAGTAATGTATAATTTGAATGCTACCAAATTCCTAAATGATTTTATGCAACCGTTTGCGTAAATTTCTTGTTTTTAATGTGTAATTAATTATATTTTAGTCTGTTGCTGGAGGTGAAATAATTAATTAATATGATTTAATACAGTATGTATGTATTTAAAAATATTATTTTGTAATTGTCTAAAAATTTTAACTTCTTACAAATATCAACAATAATATCAAATTGTAAAATATTATTTAAAATTCAAAAATATGAGAGGTGTAAAAACTCTTTTTACAGTGTTTTTAATTAGTTTTACTGCGTGTAATAAAAATGTAAATAAAATGGAATTGATAACTGCAGAATCTTTTATAACTACATATAAAGGTGAGAATATTGAACTCTATACCATTAAAAATGGTAATATAACTTGTCAACTTACAAATTTTGGAGCAAGAGTAGTTGCCATTTTCACTCCAGATAAAGATGGGAAAATGAAAGATATTGTTGCGGGTTATGATTCTGCTAAAGATTTTATAGAACTACCTGAGGCATTTTTTGGCACAACAGTTGGAAGATATGGTAATAGAATAGGGAATGCTCAATTTGAAATAGATGGTAAACTTTATAAATTAGAAGCGAATAATGGTAAAAACTCGTTGCATAGTGGTTCAAATAGCCTAAATAGAAAAGTGTGGAATACAAAACAAATTGGTGACACTATACTTGAGTTTACACATACTTCACCTGATATGTCGGAAGGGTTTCCAGGAAATGTTACAATTAAGGTTGTGTATGAACTTACAGATGAAAATGAATTAAAAATAGAATACTTTGCAGAAACGGATAAAAAAACAATTCTTAATTTAACAAATCATACTTATTTTAATTTATCAGGTCAGGGTAGTGGAAGCATAAACAATCACTATTTGGAAATTAATGCAGATAATTATACTCCTGTAGATAATAATTTAATTCCAACAGGTCAAGTTGTTCCAGTAAGAGGGACTCCATTTGATTTTATCAACTCTAAAAAAATATCAAAAGATATTGAAAGAAAACATATGCAATTGCAGTATGGCTTTGGTTATGATCACAATTGGGTAATAAATGATTGGGAAAATGATAAAAATGATAAAATTATCTTTGCAGCACGAGTTATAGAACCTAATTCCGGAAGGGTTTTAGAAGTTTTTACGAATGAGCCAGGAGTTCAATTTTATGGAGGAAATCATTTAGGAGGAATGAAAGGTAAAAATGGTGTTATTTATGAAAAAAGGGGTGCTTTTTGTTTAGAAACACAACATTTTCCTGATAGCCCAAACAAACCAGAGTTTCCTTCAGTTATTTTAGATGTAGATGAGAATTACTACTCCATCTGTATCTATAAATTTGGATTGAAGTAATATGATAAACTATGATTATTGTTTTAATATAGAGTTGATTTCAAAATCTAAAATTTCTGGATTTGCACCTTTTTTACTAGCTACTATTGCACCAACTGCACACCCATAATCTAAAGATTGTTGTGGTGCTTTTTTAAGAAATAATTGGCTTATCAATCCAGCTAAAAATGAATCTCCCGAACCTACAGTATCAACAACATTTACAGTAAAACCATTATTGTAGTAAAAATTATTTTCAATGAATAAAACTGCACCTTTACAACCAAGAGTTACGCATATTTGTGTGGTGTTTGTGTAAGACGCAACTTCCATTATTTGCTCTTCGAGAGAAGCGGTTTTTAAGTTTAATAAAATACAAATTTCTTCAATTTCTTCATCGTTAAATTTAATAAAATCTGCCAAGATCATAAATTCTAAAACACCTTCTAATGTATAATGAGGTTTTCTGAGGTTTACATCATAAACTTTAAAATTAGCATTATTCAACAAGTTTATTAGTGTATTTTTAGACTGTACATCTCTACTTGCTAAACTTCCAAAGATAAAAATGTCAGCATCTACTACAATTTTTCTTAAAGCAGACGTAAGTTCTATTTTATCCCAAGCAACAGGATAAGTTATATTATATGTTGCACCACCATCATTATTCAAAAACACTATAACTTCACCTGTTTTGTACTTAGAATCTATTTGAATATAATCTGTAGAAATTTGATGCTCTTGAATATAATCTAAAATAATTTCACCATTAAGGTCATCACCAATACGACTTATTATTGAAGTAGTAATATTGAAATTTTGTAATTTCAAGGCTACATTAAGTGGTGCTCCTCCAATTTTTCTTCCATCAGGAAAAACATCCCAAAGTATTTCTCCGAAACAAATTGCAGTTGGATTCATTTATTTATCTTTAATTAATTTTTTCTTTAAATCTTCTAATGAAATCCCATTTGTTTCTGGCATTATGAATATTGCAAAAAGTAATTGAAGTACCATCATTCCAGCAAAAAAAGCAAATATAGGCCATGGATTATCTCCAAAATACCCATTTTCTTTATCTAAAAAGACAGGGGTTAATAGAGTGATTAATGCAGCTAAAACCCAGTGAACACTACATCCAAATGAATTACCCATTGCTCGAACATGGTTAGGAAAAATTTCTGATATAAACACCCAAATTACGGCTCCTGATCCAATTGCGTGTGAAGCAACAAAAACTATCATAGAGGTCATAATAATACTAGCACTCGCCTCTGTTTTAAAAGCCCATGATGCAACTAAAAGACTCACTATATAACCAATAGAACCAATAATAATTAATTGTTTCCTTCCTAATTTATCAATTAACGATAATCCTACCATTGTAAAGATAAGGTTTGATGCTCCTATTGCTACTGAGGCCCACATTGGATCAGCTATTCCTGCTCTTTCAAAAATTGTTGGAGCGTAATATAACAGAAAATTTATACCCGATAACTGATTGAAAAATGCTATTAAAAAAGCGAGTATTAATGGTAATGAATATTTCTTTTTAAATACAGAAGTTGAATTATTTTTCTCACTTAAACTTTCTTCTTTTATTTCTTTTAAATGG contains:
- a CDS encoding carbohydrate kinase family protein yields the protein MNPTAICFGEILWDVFPDGRKIGGAPLNVALKLQNFNITTSIISRIGDDLNGEIILDYIQEHQISTDYIQIDSKYKTGEVIVFLNNDGGATYNITYPVAWDKIELTSALRKIVVDADIFIFGSLASRDVQSKNTLINLLNNANFKVYDVNLRKPHYTLEGVLEFMILADFIKFNDEEIEEICILLNLKTASLEEQIMEVASYTNTTQICVTLGCKGAVLFIENNFYYNNGFTVNVVDTVGSGDSFLAGLISQLFLKKAPQQSLDYGCAVGAIVASKKGANPEILDFEINSILKQ
- a CDS encoding sugar porter family MFS transporter, with translation MNKTTLWSIVVAVAGFLFGFDTVVISGANEPTLALWNLSPINHGLFIMSMALWGTVIGAIFGGIPADKFGRKKSLFWIGVLFLVSALGSAIAQDPYSFSFFRFIGGVGVGASSVVAPMYIAEISSAKNRGKLVALYQFFLVFGILIAYFSNALLDGFYGANDWRWMLGVEAIPAFIYCVLILKVPNSPRWLTLKKKDDVAAIEVLNIIYDKEEAAIHLKEIKEESLSEKNNSTSVFKKKYSLPLILAFLIAFFNQLSGINFLLYYAPTIFERAGIADPMWASVAIGASNLIFTMVGLSLIDKLGRKQLIIIGSIGYIVSLLVASWAFKTEASASIIMTSMIVFVASHAIGSGAVIWVFISEIFPNHVRAMGNSFGCSVHWVLAALITLLTPVFLDKENGYFGDNPWPIFAFFAGMMVLQLLFAIFIMPETNGISLEDLKKKLIKDK